Proteins found in one Fimbriimonadia bacterium genomic segment:
- a CDS encoding phosphoenolpyruvate synthase, which translates to MRVDNEVISSGIEPLDEAIQGLRLGDNVVWRVANLADYRYFAEPFARHSISEGRDCYYLRFAPHEPIVSSVPGVKTIELNPKQGFDAFTGEVYDLAERLGEEVFYVFDNLSALVEEWATDELLANFFQVTCPFLYELRTIAYFGLSRQQHPHSAVARLRDTPQVLLDVYRVKGQMYVHPIKVLGRYSPHMFVPHAVSPDGWTHVVQSGDAASVTAAARKAPLGGPITQTAPWERVYRRLLQFVEDGDEVPEQNPEIRELKSHLCRMVMGSHPGFDRLADRYFTLDDLLSVRNRLIGSGRVGGKAAGMLLARAILRSEAEEVALDYGPILERHDSFYIGSDVFFTFLVRNQLFRDRLHISHRAEISPEEYEEIRRRFHSATFPAEIVDQFRSMIDYYGQAPIIVRSSSLLEDSFGNAFAGKYHSEFLANQGSPEERLEALMSAIKRVYASALSPDALAYRKRRGLHRNTEQMAVLVQRVSGMPYRNWFFPALAGVAFSRNMYAWTDRIDPKQGVIRLVFGLGTRAVERVGGDYPRMIPVSDPFLRPETGMDVAVHSQHAVDVLDTTANREMTLPLAEVLRNLDYPGMHYFVSQRTDDDIQHPVSNRVEGPADRLVLTFENLLRRTDFVSTLGGLLARLDAAYGMAVDVEFTAHVRQDGSVRVNLLQCRPMTLPGATTRVSVPSDLPAERVVFRTNRMLAGGEVHGIRHIVYVDPGAYVALPQDEKRSVGRAVGKINERFGSQGKLLTMGPGRWGSSNLELGVNVGYADISNAAVLVEIARTESGQVPEVSYGTHFFLDLVEAEVIYLPVYPDEPETQYNETVLLGMSSVLSSELPELSSLDGLLRVIDVPVATGGMHAHVAADPDSRQAVCYLE; encoded by the coding sequence ATTCGCGTGGACAATGAGGTCATCTCCAGCGGCATAGAGCCGTTGGATGAGGCAATACAGGGCCTTCGGCTAGGAGACAACGTCGTCTGGAGAGTCGCCAACCTCGCCGACTACCGGTATTTTGCCGAGCCCTTCGCTCGTCATTCCATCTCTGAGGGCAGAGACTGTTACTACCTGCGCTTTGCCCCGCACGAGCCAATCGTGAGCTCGGTTCCCGGTGTCAAAACCATCGAGCTCAACCCGAAGCAGGGATTCGACGCGTTCACCGGCGAGGTCTACGACCTGGCGGAGCGGCTCGGCGAGGAAGTATTCTATGTCTTCGATAACCTCTCGGCCCTGGTAGAGGAATGGGCTACCGACGAGCTGCTCGCGAACTTCTTTCAGGTGACCTGCCCCTTCCTCTACGAGCTACGTACGATCGCTTACTTCGGGCTGTCCCGACAACAGCACCCTCACAGCGCTGTGGCCCGACTTCGCGACACACCCCAGGTACTGCTGGATGTGTACCGTGTGAAGGGCCAGATGTACGTTCACCCCATCAAGGTGCTCGGCAGATACTCCCCCCACATGTTCGTGCCCCACGCCGTGTCACCCGACGGGTGGACGCATGTCGTGCAGAGCGGCGATGCTGCCTCGGTCACGGCGGCCGCACGTAAGGCACCGCTCGGCGGTCCCATCACGCAGACCGCGCCGTGGGAGCGCGTGTATCGTAGGCTGTTGCAGTTCGTAGAGGACGGCGATGAAGTCCCCGAACAGAATCCGGAGATACGCGAGCTGAAGAGCCACCTATGCCGCATGGTCATGGGCAGTCACCCGGGCTTCGACCGACTCGCTGATCGGTACTTCACACTGGACGATCTGCTGAGCGTTCGCAATCGGCTGATCGGTTCAGGGCGTGTCGGCGGGAAGGCTGCGGGGATGCTGTTGGCCCGTGCCATTCTGCGCTCGGAAGCCGAGGAAGTGGCGCTCGATTACGGGCCCATTCTGGAACGGCACGACTCCTTCTACATCGGATCGGACGTCTTCTTCACCTTCTTGGTAAGAAACCAGCTCTTCCGGGATCGGCTGCACATCAGTCACCGAGCCGAGATCTCGCCGGAGGAGTACGAAGAGATCAGGCGGCGGTTCCATTCTGCCACCTTCCCTGCAGAGATCGTGGATCAGTTCCGCAGCATGATTGACTACTACGGTCAGGCGCCCATCATCGTGCGTTCCAGCAGCTTGCTCGAGGACAGCTTCGGCAACGCCTTCGCGGGGAAGTATCACAGCGAGTTCTTGGCCAATCAGGGGTCTCCCGAGGAGAGACTCGAAGCGCTGATGAGTGCGATCAAGCGGGTGTACGCGAGTGCGCTGAGCCCGGACGCGCTAGCCTACCGCAAGCGGCGTGGGCTGCACCGGAACACCGAACAGATGGCGGTGTTAGTGCAGCGCGTGTCCGGCATGCCGTATCGCAACTGGTTCTTCCCTGCACTGGCGGGAGTCGCCTTTTCGCGCAACATGTATGCATGGACGGACCGGATCGACCCCAAGCAGGGCGTCATTCGTTTGGTATTCGGACTGGGCACCCGTGCCGTGGAACGGGTTGGCGGCGACTACCCACGAATGATCCCTGTTAGCGATCCCTTCCTCCGACCAGAAACCGGCATGGATGTTGCGGTACATTCGCAGCACGCAGTGGACGTGCTGGACACGACAGCCAACCGCGAGATGACACTACCACTCGCTGAAGTGTTGCGTAACCTCGACTACCCAGGCATGCACTACTTCGTCTCTCAGCGCACCGACGATGACATCCAACATCCCGTAAGCAATCGCGTTGAGGGGCCCGCAGACAGGCTCGTACTTACGTTCGAAAACCTGCTACGCCGCACCGACTTCGTGTCGACTCTGGGTGGACTACTCGCACGGCTGGATGCGGCTTATGGCATGGCAGTGGACGTGGAATTCACGGCGCACGTTCGGCAGGACGGATCGGTTAGGGTCAACCTCTTGCAATGCCGACCCATGACGCTCCCCGGCGCTACGACTCGTGTCAGCGTGCCTAGCGACCTTCCCGCTGAGCGTGTCGTTTTTCGAACGAACAGGATGCTAGCAGGTGGTGAGGTACACGGTATTCGTCATATCGTCTACGTAGACCCGGGCGCTTATGTAGCCCTGCCACAGGACGAGAAGCGATCGGTCGGACGAGCGGTAGGTAAGATCAACGAACGCTTCGGATCGCAGGGGAAACTTCTGACCATGGGCCCCGGTCGCTGGGGTAGCAGCAATCTGGAGCTGGGTGTGAACGTCGGGTATGCCGACATCAGCAACGCTGCAGTGCTCGTGGAGATCGCGCGGACCGAGTCCGGGCAGGTACCCGAAGTCTCGTACGGCACACACTTCTTCCTGGATCTCGTCGAGGCCGAAGTGATCTACCTGCCCGTGTACCCCGATGAGCCGGAGACGCAGTATAACGAAACGGTGCTGCTTGGGATGTCGAGCGTTCTGAGTTCCGAGTTGCCGGAACTGTCCTCGCTGGATGGACTACTGCGTGTGATAGACGTGCCTGTTGCGACCGGCGGCATGCACGCCCACGTAGCCGCGGATCCCGACAGCCGCCAAGCAGTCTGCTACTTGGAGTAG
- a CDS encoding MFS transporter, with amino-acid sequence MSLRDSVATTRRRVHRAPLQLFNISLLWLSVNFWWAGVLGLLLPLFVERLVGGEWKGTYLFYIGATGAALSSIIQLVIGPISDRTASPFGRRTPYVFIGVVLSLPAIYLFFHAPLVLRSFGWLLFAYCWVQVWMNVSNGPYQAFIPDLVPEDRQGLASAFMGMMLLIGQAGGFLGYMLLSEKLFVLCWVIIAMLGVSVLYTTISVREPASAASTLPPLEWSRILLVPLRPYPSFVWLMVSRFFINMGFYTALPFLLYYLQDALGSSDPGGDFAKLALLFTGGALLGNWPSGWLADRVSKKAIVYFTCAMMAASAIAFVLDQTLTGAFVIGFAFGLSYGAFVAVDWAFACNLVPKEQEGRYMAVWHLAFTVPQVLAPWVGPVADWFNRTYPDMPGIGWRVAFSIIPIYLAIGAWAVRHVKERKPVSV; translated from the coding sequence ATGTCACTCCGAGACAGCGTTGCCACGACGCGACGGCGAGTGCATCGTGCGCCGCTCCAACTCTTCAACATCTCTCTACTATGGTTGTCCGTCAACTTCTGGTGGGCAGGCGTGTTGGGACTGCTGCTGCCACTATTCGTGGAGCGGCTGGTGGGCGGTGAGTGGAAGGGTACTTACCTATTCTACATCGGGGCAACGGGAGCCGCACTCTCTAGCATTATTCAGCTCGTGATCGGGCCGATCAGCGATCGCACGGCCAGCCCGTTCGGCCGTCGCACTCCCTATGTGTTCATCGGTGTGGTGCTATCGCTACCTGCAATCTACCTGTTCTTTCACGCCCCGCTAGTGCTGCGTAGCTTCGGCTGGCTGCTATTCGCCTACTGCTGGGTACAGGTGTGGATGAACGTCAGCAACGGTCCGTATCAAGCGTTCATTCCGGACTTGGTGCCGGAAGATAGGCAAGGCCTGGCGTCTGCTTTCATGGGAATGATGCTGCTGATAGGTCAGGCCGGGGGCTTCCTCGGGTACATGCTGCTGTCCGAGAAGCTGTTCGTGCTATGTTGGGTGATCATCGCGATGCTCGGGGTGTCGGTGCTATACACCACGATCAGCGTTCGGGAGCCTGCCTCGGCGGCCTCGACGCTTCCCCCGCTCGAGTGGTCACGCATTCTTCTCGTTCCGCTGAGACCTTATCCCAGCTTTGTGTGGCTCATGGTGTCGCGGTTTTTCATCAATATGGGCTTCTACACAGCGCTTCCCTTTCTACTTTACTACCTACAAGATGCCTTAGGTTCGAGCGATCCGGGCGGGGATTTCGCGAAGTTGGCGCTGCTGTTTACCGGTGGCGCGTTGCTAGGCAACTGGCCATCGGGATGGCTGGCTGACCGCGTGAGCAAAAAGGCCATCGTGTATTTCACTTGCGCAATGATGGCGGCATCGGCTATCGCGTTCGTTCTCGACCAGACGCTAACAGGCGCGTTCGTGATCGGCTTTGCTTTCGGCCTGAGCTACGGGGCTTTCGTAGCCGTGGACTGGGCCTTCGCGTGCAACCTGGTGCCGAAGGAGCAGGAAGGTAGATACATGGCGGTGTGGCACCTCGCGTTCACGGTGCCACAGGTGCTCGCGCCATGGGTCGGGCCGGTGGCCGACTGGTTCAACCGCACCTATCCCGACATGCCTGGCATCGGCTGGCGAGTAGCGTTCTCCATCATCCCCATCTACCTCGCCATTGGCGCGTGGGCGGTACGCCACGTGAAGGAACGTAAGCCGGTGTCGGTGTAG
- the fabD gene encoding ACP S-malonyltransferase, which translates to MSKAFLFPGQGSQVPGMGRSIREASAVAHEAFERVSEVVGRDVAALCDEADEETLRFTENAQIALYACGVATAAALREKGVVPSFALGHSVGEYAALAAAGVISLEDGARLVDRRGELMAQAKNGTMAAIIGLDDAQVEAACSGVSNGIVVVANYNSPGQVVISGEPAAVEAACTSAKAAGARRVVPLNVSGAFHSPLMEEAAAAMRSALATVSFAAGTARVASNVLGDFVTDASAWPELLARQIASPVRWTDCVRAAVREGASEFFECGPGSVLCGLLRRIEPEAKCIGVAEADGLAGLL; encoded by the coding sequence GTGAGTAAGGCTTTTCTGTTCCCCGGTCAAGGTTCCCAGGTTCCCGGCATGGGTCGGAGCATCCGCGAGGCATCGGCGGTAGCCCACGAGGCGTTCGAGCGGGTTAGCGAGGTGGTCGGCCGCGACGTTGCCGCGCTATGCGACGAGGCCGATGAGGAAACGCTACGCTTCACCGAGAACGCACAAATCGCGCTCTACGCGTGCGGCGTCGCAACGGCCGCGGCGCTGAGAGAGAAAGGCGTCGTGCCGTCGTTCGCCCTGGGCCACAGCGTGGGCGAGTATGCAGCGCTGGCGGCGGCAGGAGTCATCTCGCTGGAAGACGGCGCCCGGCTGGTGGACCGCCGGGGAGAGCTGATGGCGCAAGCAAAGAACGGCACCATGGCCGCAATCATCGGGTTGGACGATGCCCAGGTGGAAGCGGCTTGCTCGGGTGTCTCGAACGGCATCGTGGTGGTCGCCAACTACAACTCACCGGGACAAGTGGTCATTTCCGGTGAGCCTGCCGCGGTAGAAGCGGCTTGCACGAGCGCCAAGGCGGCGGGAGCGCGACGGGTGGTCCCGTTGAACGTCTCGGGCGCATTTCATTCGCCGCTGATGGAGGAAGCCGCCGCGGCGATGCGCTCGGCACTAGCGACTGTATCGTTTGCTGCCGGCACCGCCCGTGTGGCATCCAACGTCCTGGGCGATTTCGTGACGGACGCTTCGGCATGGCCCGAGTTGCTTGCACGGCAGATTGCGTCGCCCGTACGATGGACCGACTGCGTCCGGGCCGCCGTGCGCGAGGGAGCGTCGGAGTTCTTCGAGTGTGGGCCGGGCAGCGTGCTGTGTGGGTTGTTGCGGCGCATCGAGCCCGAGGCAAAGTGCATTGGCGTTGCGGAGGCTGATGGGTTGGCAGGACTGCTCTAG
- a CDS encoding diguanylate cyclase, with translation MQNEDFYRELLDNLYDGVYFVDRDRRITYWNRGAERLTGYTSADSVGKCCWNTPLRHVDGEGTPLCHTACPLTATILDGQPRQADVCLHHRDGHRVPVIVRVSPIRGEGGKIVGAVEVFSDNSQTVAALSLADDLKRTSCLDPLTEIANRGYCEQALQSTLEQSRRMGWGFGLLFLDVDRFKSVNDTHGHDTGDRVLRMVAQTLAKNSRPMDVVGRWGGEEFVVGLAQISEMEMLRCAQRYRILVENSYVEGPRGKLQVTISIGASLVRSQETLEDAFQRVDALMYESKRAGRNRVSSDWAPSAAA, from the coding sequence ATGCAAAACGAGGACTTCTACCGAGAGCTCTTGGACAATCTGTACGATGGGGTCTACTTCGTGGACCGGGACCGGCGCATCACCTATTGGAACCGGGGCGCCGAGCGGCTCACAGGCTACACCTCGGCCGACTCCGTGGGAAAGTGCTGCTGGAATACGCCTCTGAGGCACGTAGACGGAGAGGGCACTCCTCTCTGCCACACTGCGTGCCCGCTCACCGCCACAATCTTGGACGGCCAGCCGCGCCAGGCCGATGTCTGCCTTCACCATCGAGACGGGCATCGTGTCCCGGTGATCGTACGAGTCTCGCCCATCCGTGGCGAGGGCGGCAAGATCGTCGGTGCGGTGGAGGTGTTCAGCGACAACAGCCAGACCGTCGCGGCGCTTTCGCTGGCCGACGATCTGAAGCGCACGTCCTGCCTGGACCCGTTAACCGAGATCGCCAATCGAGGTTATTGCGAGCAGGCGCTTCAATCCACTCTGGAGCAGTCGCGCAGAATGGGTTGGGGCTTCGGGCTGCTGTTCCTGGACGTGGATCGCTTCAAGTCCGTCAACGATACGCACGGCCACGACACTGGCGACCGAGTGTTGCGCATGGTCGCCCAGACCCTCGCAAAGAACTCGCGGCCGATGGACGTGGTGGGGCGCTGGGGTGGCGAGGAGTTCGTGGTGGGCCTGGCGCAGATTAGCGAGATGGAGATGCTTCGGTGCGCCCAGCGGTACCGAATACTCGTTGAGAACTCGTACGTCGAGGGGCCGCGGGGTAAGCTGCAGGTTACCATCTCCATCGGCGCTTCGCTCGTGCGCAGCCAGGAGACGCTGGAAGATGCGTTTCAGCGCGTGGACGCACTCATGTACGAGAGCAAAAGGGCCGGGAGAAACAGAGTATCGTCCGACTGGGCACCTTCGGCAGCTGCATGA
- a CDS encoding citrate lyase subunit alpha (citrate-ACP transferase, the alpha subunit catalyzes the formation of (3S)-citryl-CoA from acetyl-CoA and citrate) produces the protein MSELVQNAIGRWVPTEVNGREAIPYQGVGKYRPSGRKAAPPIASCADYPADGNKVVGSLHEALRACGLRDGMTISTHHHFRDGDMVACAVFDTAAEMGVKDLMWFPSASFPCHARMVEHMESGVIHHIEGSLNGPLGEYCSRGKMRGLGVLRSHGGRYQAVQDGEVHIDIAVIAAPTADPFGNANGVTGPSACGLLGFALADSQYADKVIVVTDNLVPFPCIPWQIHGNYVDYVVVMDRIGDPAKIVSGTTQITRSPDRLLIAELAARFCEEAGIVRDGFSFQAGAGGTALSFSIFLGEMMRKKGIKARFARGGSNKYLVEMLEEGLVEYILDGQTFDLDGVRSMRDNPRHVNTSPFTSYNYHGKGNFASMVDVTVLGATEVDLNFNANVVTHSDGLLLHGIGGWQNCLFAKCTMLPIPSFRDRIPVILDEVTTLCGPGELIDVIVTERGIAINPLRQDLIDAVKGSSLPIRPLEDIKREVDAICGGPPSRPKLGDKVVAAIKWVDGTVIDSVRQVLD, from the coding sequence ATGAGTGAGTTGGTGCAGAACGCCATAGGCCGCTGGGTTCCGACCGAAGTGAACGGCAGGGAAGCGATTCCCTATCAGGGTGTCGGCAAGTACCGTCCATCGGGCCGCAAGGCCGCTCCACCCATTGCCAGTTGCGCCGATTACCCTGCGGACGGGAACAAGGTGGTGGGATCGCTGCACGAGGCGCTGAGAGCGTGCGGGCTGCGTGACGGTATGACCATCTCGACGCACCACCACTTTCGCGATGGCGACATGGTAGCGTGCGCGGTGTTCGACACGGCTGCCGAGATGGGTGTCAAGGACCTCATGTGGTTTCCGAGCGCGTCGTTCCCCTGCCACGCGCGCATGGTGGAACACATGGAGTCGGGTGTGATCCACCACATCGAGGGCAGTCTCAACGGTCCCCTGGGAGAGTACTGCTCCCGCGGCAAGATGCGTGGATTGGGCGTGCTACGTTCGCACGGGGGACGCTACCAGGCGGTGCAGGATGGAGAAGTGCATATCGATATCGCAGTCATCGCAGCGCCGACGGCGGACCCCTTCGGTAACGCGAATGGCGTGACCGGACCTTCGGCGTGCGGGTTGTTAGGTTTCGCGCTCGCTGACAGCCAATATGCCGACAAGGTGATCGTCGTCACGGACAACCTCGTGCCGTTTCCCTGCATCCCTTGGCAGATCCACGGCAACTATGTGGACTATGTGGTAGTGATGGACCGAATCGGTGACCCGGCGAAGATCGTCTCCGGCACCACACAGATCACGCGAAGTCCGGATCGGTTGCTCATTGCGGAATTGGCGGCGCGCTTCTGCGAAGAAGCCGGGATCGTGCGTGACGGTTTCTCGTTCCAGGCCGGGGCGGGTGGCACGGCTCTCTCCTTCTCCATCTTCCTCGGCGAGATGATGAGGAAGAAGGGTATCAAGGCGAGGTTCGCGCGAGGCGGCAGTAACAAGTACCTCGTGGAGATGCTCGAAGAGGGTTTGGTGGAATACATCCTGGACGGGCAAACGTTCGATCTGGACGGCGTTCGCTCGATGAGGGACAACCCCAGACACGTGAACACCAGTCCGTTCACGAGCTATAACTATCACGGCAAGGGCAACTTCGCCTCGATGGTGGATGTGACGGTTCTCGGTGCGACCGAGGTGGATCTAAACTTCAACGCGAATGTAGTAACACACTCAGACGGTCTTTTGCTGCATGGGATTGGCGGCTGGCAAAACTGCCTTTTCGCCAAGTGCACCATGCTGCCGATTCCTTCCTTCCGCGACCGGATCCCCGTCATACTGGACGAGGTGACAACACTTTGCGGTCCCGGCGAGCTGATCGATGTGATCGTAACCGAGCGCGGCATCGCCATCAACCCCTTACGGCAGGACCTGATAGACGCAGTCAAGGGCTCGTCGCTTCCGATCCGCCCCCTGGAGGACATCAAGCGTGAGGTGGATGCCATCTGCGGTGGTCCACCCTCTCGGCCGAAGCTCGGAGATAAGGTGGTCGCCGCCATCAAGTGGGTGGACGGAACCGTGATCGATTCCGTCCGTCAGGTTCTCGACTAG
- a CDS encoding acyl-CoA dehydrogenase family protein — translation MDFSLTNEHKLIQESARRFAETEVLPGLKERDREGKPDPTLLRKMGEAGFLGVCIPAKYGGQDADYISLGLVCEELERADSTARVIMSVHVGLNSLALLQWGSEDQKQRFLVPQAKGEKFAGFGLTEPNAGSDVIGIRSTAVRDGDTYVLNGEKTWISLADLADNFLVVAYTDREKKARGMTAFIVERGMPGFTTQPIHGKLGVRAGDTGTLIMEDVRVPVANRIGEEGEGFKIAMSALDNGRYTVGSGAVGIIVACLDACIPYCRDRRTGGQEIGRHQLIQQMVARMAASRDIGRLLYYRCGWMKNQGMRCTREVSMAKWINCDNAFAAANDAVQIHGAYGYSDEFPVERYLRNSRGAVIYEGTREIHTLMQAEYELGYRHDRPLRCELPGWPFETG, via the coding sequence ATGGATTTCTCCCTAACGAACGAGCACAAGTTGATTCAGGAGAGCGCGCGCCGATTTGCCGAGACCGAGGTGCTACCCGGCCTGAAGGAGCGTGACCGAGAAGGAAAGCCCGACCCCACGCTGCTGAGGAAGATGGGGGAAGCGGGTTTTCTCGGCGTGTGCATTCCCGCCAAGTATGGGGGACAGGACGCCGACTACATCAGCCTGGGCCTCGTGTGCGAAGAGCTGGAGCGAGCCGATAGCACGGCCCGCGTCATCATGTCCGTCCACGTCGGACTGAACAGCTTGGCACTGCTTCAGTGGGGGTCAGAGGATCAGAAGCAACGTTTCCTGGTTCCGCAGGCGAAGGGCGAGAAGTTCGCCGGGTTCGGGCTAACAGAGCCCAACGCCGGTTCGGACGTGATAGGCATTCGGAGCACCGCGGTACGCGACGGCGACACGTATGTGCTGAATGGCGAGAAGACGTGGATCAGCCTGGCCGACCTGGCGGACAACTTCTTGGTGGTCGCATACACTGACCGCGAGAAGAAGGCACGCGGCATGACAGCGTTCATTGTGGAGCGCGGTATGCCCGGCTTTACAACACAACCGATCCATGGCAAGTTGGGTGTACGAGCTGGAGACACGGGCACGTTGATTATGGAAGACGTGCGCGTACCCGTTGCAAACCGAATAGGTGAAGAGGGTGAGGGTTTCAAGATCGCGATGTCGGCGCTGGACAACGGGCGATACACCGTGGGGAGCGGCGCCGTCGGCATCATCGTCGCGTGCCTAGACGCGTGCATCCCCTACTGCCGGGACCGAAGGACGGGCGGCCAGGAGATCGGCAGGCATCAGCTCATCCAGCAGATGGTAGCGCGCATGGCGGCATCGCGAGACATAGGACGTCTTCTTTATTACCGATGTGGGTGGATGAAAAACCAAGGCATGCGTTGCACACGCGAGGTGAGCATGGCAAAGTGGATCAACTGCGATAACGCATTTGCCGCAGCCAACGACGCAGTGCAAATCCACGGTGCCTACGGGTACAGCGACGAGTTCCCCGTAGAGCGGTACCTGCGAAATAGCCGGGGCGCGGTGATCTACGAGGGTACACGAGAGATCCATACGCTGATGCAGGCGGAGTACGAACTAGGCTACCGCCACGACCGCCCGCTCCGCTGCGAACTCCCCGGCTGGCCATTCGAAACGGGCTGA
- a CDS encoding 3-isopropylmalate dehydratase, with protein sequence MRVWKYGDDINTDLLFPGKYTYTCATPDEIRPHLLEDLDPEFAGGVREGDIIMAGKNFGCGSSREQPVVGLRAVGIQAVVAGSFSRIFYRAAINQGLLLVECSEAVYAYREGDKVEIDAREGVITVGESSYRFPGLPDEMLAIRDAGGLLNYTLQKLERERGMA encoded by the coding sequence ATGAGGGTATGGAAGTACGGAGACGACATCAATACCGATCTGCTGTTTCCAGGGAAGTACACCTACACGTGTGCTACACCCGATGAAATCCGTCCGCACCTTCTAGAGGACCTCGACCCCGAGTTTGCCGGGGGGGTCCGAGAGGGTGACATCATCATGGCCGGCAAGAACTTCGGGTGTGGTAGCTCGCGTGAGCAGCCCGTGGTGGGACTGCGTGCGGTAGGCATACAAGCGGTGGTGGCGGGTAGCTTCTCGCGTATCTTCTACCGCGCGGCTATCAATCAGGGCCTGCTGTTAGTAGAATGTTCAGAGGCCGTATATGCGTATCGCGAAGGTGACAAAGTGGAGATCGATGCGCGTGAGGGCGTGATCACGGTCGGCGAATCGAGCTACCGGTTCCCGGGCCTGCCGGACGAGATGCTTGCCATACGTGATGCAGGAGGTCTGCTGAACTACACGCTGCAGAAGCTCGAACGCGAAAGGGGCATGGCATGA
- a CDS encoding citrate lyase subunit gamma, translating into MSGLGTAGRKGDRVRSDCWVSIELRDGGPLELDVTTRVEAMYGDSIRSFVRDVLAEMGVHHAKVSIEDYGALPYVIAARLEAAVKRADPLNTNTWLPEALPCTQYPTEKERFRRSRLYLPGGEPKFFTNAGLHGADGYILDLEDSVPPSEKDSARLVVRNALRQVDFGSAERMVRINQLPLGLEDIRAIAPHNVHVVLIPKCESAEQVREVDEAMRESGASETYLMPIIESALGAFRAYEIASACRSVCSLAIGLEDYTADIGAERTPEGRESFWARSQVVNGARAAGVQPIDTVFSDVDDEEGLRASVREAKALGFEGKGCIHPRQIRPIHEEFAPSPESVEKAKRIVTAYEDAAAKGLGVVALGSKMIDPPVVKRALRTVKLAVECGLLPENWRETANE; encoded by the coding sequence ATGAGCGGACTTGGGACCGCAGGACGAAAGGGTGATAGGGTCCGTTCGGACTGCTGGGTTTCCATCGAGCTACGTGATGGAGGACCTCTCGAGCTCGATGTTACCACCCGTGTCGAAGCGATGTACGGCGATTCGATCCGGTCCTTCGTCCGTGATGTGCTGGCCGAGATGGGTGTGCATCATGCGAAGGTGAGTATAGAGGACTACGGGGCCCTACCCTACGTGATTGCCGCCCGGCTGGAAGCCGCGGTCAAGCGCGCGGACCCACTGAATACGAACACCTGGTTACCTGAGGCTCTGCCATGTACTCAGTACCCGACCGAGAAGGAACGATTCCGTAGGTCGCGACTATACCTGCCTGGCGGGGAGCCGAAGTTCTTCACCAACGCTGGCCTGCACGGTGCCGACGGTTACATCCTGGACCTCGAAGACAGCGTGCCTCCTAGCGAGAAGGATTCCGCTCGACTGGTAGTGCGAAACGCACTCAGGCAAGTGGACTTCGGCAGTGCGGAGCGGATGGTACGTATCAACCAGCTTCCGCTCGGCCTCGAGGACATCCGAGCGATTGCCCCGCATAACGTACACGTAGTTCTGATACCCAAGTGCGAAAGTGCCGAGCAGGTGCGCGAGGTAGACGAAGCTATGCGCGAGTCGGGAGCCTCGGAGACCTACCTGATGCCCATTATCGAGAGTGCATTAGGTGCGTTCCGCGCCTATGAAATAGCGTCCGCCTGCCGCTCGGTATGCTCGCTGGCCATCGGGTTGGAGGACTATACGGCCGACATCGGAGCAGAACGCACGCCAGAGGGTCGCGAGAGTTTCTGGGCACGCTCCCAGGTCGTCAATGGTGCGAGGGCCGCGGGTGTGCAGCCTATAGACACAGTGTTCTCCGATGTCGACGATGAGGAAGGCCTTCGGGCTAGCGTACGTGAGGCGAAGGCGCTCGGCTTCGAGGGCAAGGGTTGCATCCACCCACGCCAGATACGTCCCATTCACGAGGAGTTCGCCCCGTCGCCCGAGAGCGTCGAGAAGGCCAAGCGCATCGTGACGGCCTATGAAGATGCTGCTGCCAAGGGCCTCGGTGTGGTGGCTCTGGGCAGCAAGATGATCGACCCACCAGTAGTGAAGCGAGCACTCCGCACTGTGAAGCTGGCCGTAGAGTGCGGGTTGTTACCAGAGAACTGGAGAGAAACTGCCAATGAGTGA